One window of Mangrovibacterium diazotrophicum genomic DNA carries:
- a CDS encoding ATP-dependent nuclease, translated as MGILIDQLRVSGFRGLDAFEISLSHSTVLTGTNNVGKTSVLKALQLALGSRTFLTVDDLNIAENSVADQIIVDIRIIPVGADGKPANEFEEDWETIFTADNIQIEGAQNYVGLRNIFSYNRLKSEFEKSQVILKSWTPAAGQKWQDLPTTRARIDLSKMPFYYIEAQRDVVDDLKQRTSFLGKLLADVSKSYSSADIGALEELIKELNEQAVQKSDILSTIRTVLKGVDTAMDRQDSKIELSPFSKKLRDLNKNISIHYGEAANSFTMDYHGMGTRSWSSLLTFKAFVTQNATLSAAEDIPFFPIIAIEEPEAHLHPNAQKKLYGQMYDMPGQKIISTHSPYIASCAGFNEIRGLYKENGRIKCGEFNYDSLTSDEQRKLRQKVINTRGEIFFSKAIVLFEGETEEQALPILAEKYFNRPAYELGIDFIGVGGAGAYFPFIQFAEAFNIPWYIFSDGEPDPVAKMTAAVRKLMGTSFTNIQNEENIFIIDGNEDFEKYIVRLNFLNDIITYVKSVELPKCVNIQHRQRKEAEIDRLYNNQYVLDQAKNNKTEWALIFAYAIYQSRQALPPLVIKMLNQIKSDLHYD; from the coding sequence ATGGGGATACTAATAGACCAATTAAGAGTCTCTGGTTTTAGAGGGTTGGATGCCTTTGAGATAAGCCTAAGTCACTCAACAGTACTCACAGGGACAAACAATGTTGGTAAAACTTCTGTACTTAAAGCACTGCAGTTGGCTTTAGGAAGCAGAACTTTCTTGACTGTAGATGACCTCAATATTGCCGAAAATTCCGTAGCAGATCAGATAATTGTAGATATTAGAATTATCCCTGTTGGTGCAGATGGTAAACCGGCAAATGAATTTGAAGAGGATTGGGAAACTATATTTACAGCTGACAATATACAAATTGAAGGAGCACAGAACTATGTTGGACTTCGTAATATATTCAGCTACAACAGACTCAAAAGTGAATTTGAAAAGAGCCAAGTAATCTTAAAATCGTGGACCCCTGCTGCGGGACAGAAGTGGCAAGACTTACCTACAACAAGAGCAAGAATAGATCTTAGTAAGATGCCATTTTATTACATTGAAGCTCAAAGAGATGTTGTTGACGACTTAAAACAAAGAACTTCTTTTTTAGGTAAATTACTCGCGGATGTGTCGAAGTCGTATTCTTCTGCTGATATCGGAGCATTAGAAGAACTAATCAAAGAACTAAATGAGCAGGCTGTTCAAAAAAGCGATATTCTTTCGACTATCAGGACAGTATTGAAAGGGGTTGATACTGCAATGGATAGACAAGATTCTAAAATTGAGTTAAGTCCTTTTTCAAAAAAATTGCGAGATTTAAATAAGAATATTTCAATTCATTATGGTGAAGCGGCCAATAGTTTCACAATGGATTATCATGGTATGGGTACTCGTAGCTGGTCTTCACTATTAACATTCAAAGCATTTGTTACTCAAAATGCTACTCTGTCAGCGGCAGAAGATATTCCGTTTTTCCCAATAATTGCCATCGAAGAACCAGAAGCGCATTTGCATCCCAATGCTCAGAAAAAGTTATATGGTCAGATGTACGATATGCCTGGACAAAAAATTATTTCAACTCATTCACCGTATATCGCTTCTTGTGCCGGCTTTAATGAAATAAGAGGTCTTTACAAAGAGAATGGTCGAATAAAGTGCGGTGAATTTAACTATGATTCACTTACCTCTGATGAGCAGAGAAAATTAAGACAAAAAGTGATAAATACCCGCGGCGAAATCTTCTTTTCTAAAGCGATTGTCTTATTTGAAGGAGAAACCGAAGAACAAGCTTTACCAATATTAGCTGAAAAATATTTTAATCGACCCGCATACGAATTGGGGATTGATTTTATTGGGGTAGGTGGTGCTGGAGCCTATTTCCCTTTTATTCAGTTTGCGGAAGCATTTAATATTCCATGGTATATATTTAGTGACGGCGAACCTGACCCGGTAGCTAAAATGACTGCTGCGGTTAGAAAGCTAATGGGGACATCATTTACAAACATTCAAAATGAGGAAAATATATTTATAATTGATGGGAATGAGGATTTTGAAAAATATATCGTTAGATTAAATTTCTTAAACGACATTATCACCTATGTCAAATCTGTAGAGTTGCCCAAATGCGTAAATATTCAACATCGGCAAAGAAAAGAAGCTGAAATCGACAGGTTATACAATAATCAATATGTTTTAGATCAAGCAAAAAACAACAAAACTGAATGGGCTCTTATATTCGCATATGCAATTTACCAGTCACGACAGGCTTTACCACCATTAGTAATAAAGATGCTGAATCAAATAAAATCTGATT